A stretch of Anas acuta chromosome 3, bAnaAcu1.1, whole genome shotgun sequence DNA encodes these proteins:
- the MAP3K7 gene encoding mitogen-activated protein kinase kinase kinase 7 isoform X6 — MSSSAPAPSPKPVQIHVTEDGGVECSSNSCAGNGQQRRRSIQDLTVAGTESSQESRNSSRSSSPSVRMITTSGPTSEKPSRNPWTPDDAETNGSDNSIPMAYLTLDHQLQPLAPCPNSKESMAVFEQHCKMAQEYMKVQTEIALLLQRKQELIAELDQDEKDQQNTSRLVQEHKKLLDENKSLSTYYQQCKKQLEVIRNQQQKRPGTS, encoded by the exons ATGTCGTCATCAGCTCCTGCCCCGAGTCCTAAGCCTGTTCAAATACATGTGACAGAAGATGGTGGAGTGGAGTGCAGCAGCAATTCATGTG caggaaACGGACAGCAGAGGCGCAGATCCATTCAAGATCTTACTGTTGCTGGAACAGAGTCCAGTCAG GAGAGTAGAAACAGCAGTAGATCATCTAGTCCTAGTGTGAGAATGATCACTACCTCGGGACCAACCTCTGAAAAGCCAAGTCGTAATCCATGGACACCTGATGATGCAG AGACCAATGGGTCAGATAACTCCATCCCAATGGCATATCTTACATTAGATCATCAGTTACAG CCTCTAGCACCATGTCCAAACTCCAAAGAATCTATGGCTGTGTTTGAACAGCACTGCAAAATGGCACAAGAGTATATGAAAGTTCAGACAGAAATTGCATTGCTGTTGCAGAGGAA aCAAGAACTAATAGCAGAACTGGACCAGGATGAAAAAGACCAGCAAAACACATCTCGTCTGGTACAAGAACATAAAAAGCTCTTAGATGAAAATAAGAGTCTCTCAACTTACTATCAGCAATGCAAAAAACAATTAGAGGTCATCAGAAATCAGCAACAGAAACGGCCAGGCACATCATGA
- the MAP3K7 gene encoding mitogen-activated protein kinase kinase kinase 7 isoform X7, with the protein MSSSAPAPSPKPVQIHVTEDGGVECSSNSCGNGQQRRRSIQDLTVAGTESSQESRNSSRSSSPSVRMITTSGPTSEKPSRNPWTPDDAETNGSDNSIPMAYLTLDHQLQPLAPCPNSKESMAVFEQHCKMAQEYMKVQTEIALLLQRKQELIAELDQDEKDQQNTSRLVQEHKKLLDENKSLSTYYQQCKKQLEVIRNQQQKRPGTS; encoded by the exons ATGTCGTCATCAGCTCCTGCCCCGAGTCCTAAGCCTGTTCAAATACATGTGACAGAAGATGGTGGAGTGGAGTGCAGCAGCAATTCATGTG gaaACGGACAGCAGAGGCGCAGATCCATTCAAGATCTTACTGTTGCTGGAACAGAGTCCAGTCAG GAGAGTAGAAACAGCAGTAGATCATCTAGTCCTAGTGTGAGAATGATCACTACCTCGGGACCAACCTCTGAAAAGCCAAGTCGTAATCCATGGACACCTGATGATGCAG AGACCAATGGGTCAGATAACTCCATCCCAATGGCATATCTTACATTAGATCATCAGTTACAG CCTCTAGCACCATGTCCAAACTCCAAAGAATCTATGGCTGTGTTTGAACAGCACTGCAAAATGGCACAAGAGTATATGAAAGTTCAGACAGAAATTGCATTGCTGTTGCAGAGGAA aCAAGAACTAATAGCAGAACTGGACCAGGATGAAAAAGACCAGCAAAACACATCTCGTCTGGTACAAGAACATAAAAAGCTCTTAGATGAAAATAAGAGTCTCTCAACTTACTATCAGCAATGCAAAAAACAATTAGAGGTCATCAGAAATCAGCAACAGAAACGGCCAGGCACATCATGA